The following are encoded together in the Geobacter sulfurreducens PCA genome:
- the ffh gene encoding signal recognition particle protein: MLENLSDKLDVLFKKLRGQGVMSEENIKEALREVRLVLLEADVNFKVVKDFVERVRVRAVGTQVLQSLTPGQQVIKIVQEELVALMGGGEDNSLDLAAKPPVPIMMVGLQGAGKTTSCGKLARLLKGQRRRPLLVPADVYRPAAIEQLKTLGRQLSVEVFDSRADQDPVDICREALRYATLNGFDVVILDTAGRHQIDEYLMNELVRIKEAAEPREILFVADAMTGQEAVNVASGFNDRLDITGVVLTKLDGDAKGGAALSIRAVTGKPVKLVGVGEKLDALEVFHADRLVSRILGMGDILTLVEKAQATFDSQEAERLQQKLKKSQFDLEDFRNQLQQIKKMGSIESILGMIPGVGKAMKQLQGAQPSERELKRIEAIIGSMTPAERANHAIINGSRRLRIAKGSGTTVQEVNQLLKRFTEAQKMMKQLQKLGPKGLMRGMKGMGKGMFPF; encoded by the coding sequence ATGCTCGAAAATCTTTCCGACAAGCTTGACGTCCTCTTTAAAAAACTCCGCGGTCAGGGAGTGATGAGCGAGGAGAATATCAAGGAGGCGCTGCGCGAGGTGCGGCTCGTTCTTCTTGAAGCCGACGTTAACTTCAAGGTCGTCAAGGACTTTGTCGAAAGAGTTCGTGTCCGTGCCGTCGGCACCCAGGTGCTCCAGAGTCTCACGCCGGGGCAGCAGGTCATCAAGATTGTTCAGGAAGAGCTTGTGGCCCTCATGGGCGGGGGCGAGGACAATAGTCTCGATCTGGCTGCAAAGCCGCCGGTCCCCATCATGATGGTAGGCCTTCAGGGGGCCGGCAAGACCACCTCCTGCGGCAAGCTGGCCCGGCTGCTCAAGGGGCAGCGGCGTCGACCGCTCCTGGTGCCTGCCGACGTCTACCGGCCTGCTGCGATTGAGCAGCTGAAGACCCTCGGGCGGCAGCTGTCCGTGGAAGTGTTCGATTCCCGGGCAGATCAGGATCCGGTCGACATCTGCCGCGAAGCGCTCCGTTACGCAACTCTCAACGGCTTCGACGTGGTCATTCTTGACACCGCCGGCCGCCACCAGATCGACGAGTATCTCATGAATGAGCTCGTCAGGATCAAGGAGGCGGCGGAGCCGCGGGAAATCCTCTTCGTCGCCGACGCCATGACCGGCCAGGAAGCGGTCAATGTGGCCAGCGGCTTCAATGACCGGCTCGATATTACCGGCGTGGTCCTTACCAAGCTCGACGGTGATGCGAAGGGGGGGGCAGCGCTCTCAATCCGGGCGGTGACCGGCAAGCCGGTGAAACTTGTGGGGGTCGGCGAAAAGCTCGACGCCCTGGAAGTTTTTCATGCGGATCGTCTGGTGTCGCGCATCCTCGGAATGGGTGATATTCTTACCCTTGTGGAGAAGGCCCAGGCGACCTTCGATTCTCAGGAGGCCGAACGGCTTCAGCAGAAGCTCAAGAAAAGCCAGTTCGATCTGGAGGATTTCCGCAACCAGCTGCAACAGATCAAGAAGATGGGCTCCATTGAGTCGATTCTCGGCATGATTCCGGGGGTCGGTAAGGCCATGAAGCAACTGCAGGGCGCTCAACCTTCCGAGCGAGAGCTCAAGCGGATCGAGGCGATCATTGGCTCCATGACCCCTGCCGAGCGTGCGAACCACGCGATCATCAATGGCAGCAGGCGGCTGCGCATCGCCAAGGGGAGCGGCACCACCGTTCAGGAGGTGAACCAGCTTCTCAAGCGTTTCACCGAGGCGCAGAAAATGATGAAGCAGCTTCAGAAGC